From the genome of Novosphingobium sp. P6W:
GCCAACGGTATCACCCAGGTCCGCTGGCCGGCGCTGGGCACCGACCGTATCCGCGTGACAATGACGCCGCAGCCGGGCCGGGCGATCCGATTGGCCGAACTGAAGGCTTTCGCGCGCTAAAAACTACGTCGCCCTCTCGAACGCGGGCCGCCATTCGTCACAAACCGAAACCCTTGCTGGCCGACCAGGCCAGCAAGGTAGCAAGCGCGGCGGCGATCACAAACGCAGCCGGGGAGGCACGCTTCATCTCACCCGATTCTGCGCCGAGCTTCGGGTCCCGGCCGGTCAGCATCGGCATGATCAGGTTGCGCTTGCGCACCACGAGATAGAAGGCGACAGCCAGAATATGCAGCGCAATCAGCGCGAGCAGGATATTGAAGCTGACCTCATGAATCTGCGCCGCCCCGCGTCCCTGCTGGAAAGTGACGAGGAAGGAGAGCGGGCCGGATTCCAGCCCGTCCACGTCGGTTGCGAAAAGCCCGGTGCCGACCTGAACGCACAATGCGAGCAACATGGCGATGACGCTGTAGCCGCCGATCGGGTTGTGGCCCGGTCGGGAGATGTCGCGGCCGCGCACGTAGCCGACAATTCGGGCCGGTGAGGCGAATAGCGCTGTGAGCCTGGCCGTGCTTGCGCCGATGAACCCCCAGACGATGCGAAATCCTAGCAGGCCAAACAGGGTGAGGCCGGACAGGTAGTGCCACTGCATCTCACGGTTTTCGGCGCTCCACCACGAGAACGCAAAAAGCAGCACGAGCAGCCAGTGAAACAGGCGAGTGGGCAAATCCCAGACCCGTGCGCCGGAAGCAGGTCTCACTTTGCGGCCTTGGCGGCGAACGAGTTGCATACCCCGGCGGCATTGACTGGCCCGCCAGACAGCATTTGGCAGGTCCCGCATCCCGGGCCTCCTGCGGTGAAGAAGGCGCATAGGCCGCAGCGCCGCGCGGGGTCTTTCGACATGTCGAGATAGCCCAGCGCGCGGCGGCGGCTTTTCTGCGTAAAGGGCAGCGTGGCGGGGTCATAGCAGACGGCGGATGCGTCTTGCGCCGATGCACGGGCGCCAGGCATTCCTGCGGCTGCGACCGCGGCGATCCCCAGTGCCCGGCCGACGAGTTCTCTGCGCGACAGCGTCACTTGGCGGACTTCGGTTTTGGGCTGCCGCTTTGGATCACCTCGAGCGAGTAGCCTTCCGGATCGTCGAGCAGCAGGATGCGGTGGCCTGTTGCAGCCTCCTGTACGGGCTGGTGTGCTATGCCGGCGCCGTCGAGGCGGGTCAGGAGTGCATCCATGTCGTCTACGCGCAGGATGATGCGCGCGAATGCGTCACCGTGGGAAAGGCGAGCTTTGGGATCCGCGGCGGAATCGTGAACGATGATAAGTCCGGCCTCGGTGGCATCCTGCGAGAAGCGCAGCATGTATTCCCGGCGGGTGCCGTGATCGAGCGTCATGCCGACCTTGAGCCCGAAGGCGGTTTCATAGAACGCCAATTGCTTGTCGACTGCCACCGAATTCAGCACTGTGCCGACCAGTCTGGTCGAACCCGCTGCCGCCTCACCGGCGCTGGCGGTTGCCGGCATGGACAGGACGGCGACCGATGCGAAGAGCTGGATCGCAGACTTCACGCGGCGATCTCCCCGATGGACTTGCTGGTCTCCATGCCGCCAGCGCCCCACTTGTCGACCGAGACGCCCATGACCTGCTGGAGCGTAAGGCCTACCCGGCTCACCGGCGTTCCCATGCCGTCGACGTATATGCCGGTCTTCAGGCGCCCGCCGGCGCTGCCCGCCGTCATCATCGGAATGTTGTCGATGGTGTGGAATTTGGCGAACTCGGTTTCCGAGTGGGCGAACACCAGCGTGTTGTCGAGCAGCGTGCGCGGGCCTTCCTGGACCTTGTCGAGAGCGCTGACGAAATATACCCAAGCCTCGAAGATACGATTGAGGAAGTAGGTCGCCTCAGGCTGGTAACCCAGCCGGTTGTCGAGAGCTTCCTCATGCGTCAGCTGATGGTGCGTGATCGTGCTGCCGATCCGGGTGAGGGACGAGGCACCGTTGTTGAACATCATGTTGAACACCCGCGTCTGGTCGCAGGCCAGCGCCATCACAAGCAGGTCGGTCATCAAAGCATGATTGGTGACGACGTTCTCGATTTCGGCGTTCACTGCGCGGTCCTGCACGGGCTTGGGCACCATGCACGCCTGAAGGGGCTCAGGCTTGGTCAGTTCCACCTCAAGCTGGTTCTCCAGCTGGCGAACCGAGGTGAAGTACTGATCTAGTTTTTGTTTGTCGGCCGCTCCGACCGCGCCGGAAAGGGCTTGCCGCTGCTCCGTGACTGCCGAGAGCACGCTGCGGCGGGCCATGACTTCAGGGTCGGGCGTGAAGGTGGCGCTGTTGGGATCCTTGAACCCAACGCCGAAGAGGCGTTGGTAGAGGCCGGCGGCGGAGCCTTCCGAAGGGTTGAGATTACCGCCGCCGCGTCCGCTCAGCGAGTTGCGCGGATCGCCGGATGCGGACGTCTCGAGGCTGCGAAACCGGGTCCGCGTTCCGATCTTGTCGCCGATGGTGACGTCGAAGCTCTCTCCCGGCAATCCGCCTTCGGCCGTCAGTGCCCGGCCGGTGCGGATCGCGGGCCCGCCAGACGTGTGGGGAAGGTTCGGCGCGCCGTCCAGCATGACGTTGAAATTGCCGAGAATGTTGATCTTGTGCGCATGGTCCCTGATGATCTCAAGCTCGGGCTTCAGGTCGTAACCCGGGCCTGCATTGTCAGGGAACCAGCGGGTCGGGTTGACGCCAAGCCCCCAGAACCAGGTGCCGAAACGCACCGGCACAGGAGCGCCGGTCGCCGCCATCGCCTCGCCATTGCCG
Proteins encoded in this window:
- a CDS encoding cytochrome b/b6 domain-containing protein is translated as MPTRLFHWLLVLLFAFSWWSAENREMQWHYLSGLTLFGLLGFRIVWGFIGASTARLTALFASPARIVGYVRGRDISRPGHNPIGGYSVIAMLLALCVQVGTGLFATDVDGLESGPLSFLVTFQQGRGAAQIHEVSFNILLALIALHILAVAFYLVVRKRNLIMPMLTGRDPKLGAESGEMKRASPAAFVIAAALATLLAWSASKGFGL
- a CDS encoding high-potential iron-sulfur protein, whose protein sequence is MTLSRRELVGRALGIAAVAAAGMPGARASAQDASAVCYDPATLPFTQKSRRRALGYLDMSKDPARRCGLCAFFTAGGPGCGTCQMLSGGPVNAAGVCNSFAAKAAK
- a CDS encoding VOC family protein gives rise to the protein MKSAIQLFASVAVLSMPATASAGEAAAGSTRLVGTVLNSVAVDKQLAFYETAFGLKVGMTLDHGTRREYMLRFSQDATEAGLIIVHDSAADPKARLSHGDAFARIILRVDDMDALLTRLDGAGIAHQPVQEAATGHRILLLDDPEGYSLEVIQSGSPKPKSAK
- a CDS encoding DUF1552 domain-containing protein — translated: MAFGLSRRTALKGMFNGAAITVGVPLLDIFLDGNGEAMAATGAPVPVRFGTWFWGLGVNPTRWFPDNAGPGYDLKPELEIIRDHAHKINILGNFNVMLDGAPNLPHTSGGPAIRTGRALTAEGGLPGESFDVTIGDKIGTRTRFRSLETSASGDPRNSLSGRGGGNLNPSEGSAAGLYQRLFGVGFKDPNSATFTPDPEVMARRSVLSAVTEQRQALSGAVGAADKQKLDQYFTSVRQLENQLEVELTKPEPLQACMVPKPVQDRAVNAEIENVVTNHALMTDLLVMALACDQTRVFNMMFNNGASSLTRIGSTITHHQLTHEEALDNRLGYQPEATYFLNRIFEAWVYFVSALDKVQEGPRTLLDNTLVFAHSETEFAKFHTIDNIPMMTAGSAGGRLKTGIYVDGMGTPVSRVGLTLQQVMGVSVDKWGAGGMETSKSIGEIAA